In the Candidatus Omnitrophota bacterium genome, one interval contains:
- a CDS encoding glycoside hydrolase family 2 TIM barrel-domain containing protein, translating to MSQPYPLSKSLVLFFILAVVAGASPRVFSQPAGNAEIPEAVLPEVNGVVADNPPSPEPVPPAGKSPAEYLRQAWKLSGQTKWDDLVSLVDECLGLYDQKAREQQASLAGFPSRGREADYQVLNDVGTILFVKAEFVMNQGRKDEAIALFEDIIRNYQYAQAWDPSRGAFWSVAEKSQASIDVMLGKVKDEPDTIEKRIRTLPSLHAKGTASIIDYTKYGEFIGVGTENYSYKVNDPAALSKAVGEGIYPNTGAILKNPGYKKAKAEGRLEGSHWDYVHSDDLEAAYYKWAMASEPWGIKLFYLGMIFEKAKMYSEALKSYHAIVVHFPKTVGWTYWQTPWYPGQAAIAKIKHLVRSHPELNLKVKWMKMEVKNGFDNDITNDRIITYPGVVQKNTFWDSFREKLNLDSPYVPLRKIVKTVGSGKVKLVQYDNGHWQMMVDGKPFLLKGVTYHPTKIGQSPDKGTLKPWMKEDSNNNGKPDGPYDVWVDKNRNNKQDADEPVVGDFQLLKDMGANAIREYHQPVEPDKEVMRRMHEQYGLYLILGDFLGKYALGSGADWDEGTDYENPVHQKNMMESVRKMVLAYKDEPYILMWVLGNENNYGVASNADKKPEAYFKFANEVAKMIKALDPNHPVAFCNGDTLYLDIFAKHAPDVDIFGANVYRGDYGFGSFWEQVFDATGKPAFITEYGAPAYARHLTLDEGEAAQANYHMGNWMDIEANTAGRREGTGNALGGVLFEWVDEWWKNYEPFYHDKKSDAIGPFPGGYYFEEWFGITGQGDGQSSPFLRHLRKAYFTYKQMWSKPYPPKSPGKAASRVFLLIAAVLIGFGIAALRKSRTR from the coding sequence ATGTCCCAGCCTTATCCTCTCAGCAAATCGCTTGTTCTCTTTTTCATCCTCGCCGTCGTCGCCGGCGCGTCCCCGCGGGTGTTTTCACAGCCGGCCGGGAACGCGGAAATTCCCGAAGCCGTTCTCCCGGAGGTCAACGGCGTTGTCGCGGACAATCCGCCCTCCCCGGAGCCCGTCCCGCCCGCCGGCAAATCCCCGGCGGAGTATCTCCGCCAGGCCTGGAAACTGTCCGGCCAGACCAAATGGGACGACCTTGTCTCCCTGGTGGATGAATGCCTCGGCCTCTACGATCAAAAGGCGCGCGAACAGCAGGCGTCGCTGGCGGGTTTTCCTTCACGAGGCAGGGAAGCCGATTACCAGGTCCTCAACGACGTCGGCACGATCCTTTTCGTCAAGGCGGAGTTCGTCATGAACCAGGGGCGCAAGGACGAGGCCATCGCGCTGTTTGAGGACATCATCAGGAATTATCAGTATGCCCAGGCGTGGGACCCGTCGCGCGGCGCGTTCTGGTCCGTGGCGGAGAAAAGCCAGGCGAGCATCGACGTCATGCTGGGGAAGGTCAAGGATGAGCCGGATACCATCGAGAAAAGGATCCGGACCCTGCCGAGCCTGCACGCCAAAGGGACCGCGAGCATCATCGACTACACCAAGTACGGCGAGTTCATCGGCGTGGGCACGGAGAATTATTCCTACAAGGTCAACGACCCGGCCGCCCTGTCCAAGGCCGTGGGCGAGGGGATCTATCCCAACACCGGCGCGATCCTCAAGAACCCCGGTTATAAAAAAGCCAAGGCCGAGGGCCGCCTGGAGGGGAGTCACTGGGATTACGTTCACAGCGACGACCTGGAGGCCGCCTATTACAAATGGGCCATGGCCAGCGAGCCGTGGGGGATCAAGCTGTTCTATCTCGGTATGATCTTTGAAAAAGCCAAGATGTACAGTGAGGCCCTGAAGTCGTATCACGCGATCGTCGTGCATTTCCCGAAAACGGTGGGCTGGACCTACTGGCAGACCCCGTGGTATCCGGGCCAGGCCGCCATCGCCAAGATCAAGCACCTCGTCCGCTCCCATCCCGAATTGAACCTCAAGGTGAAGTGGATGAAGATGGAAGTGAAGAACGGGTTCGACAACGACATCACCAACGACCGGATCATCACCTACCCCGGCGTCGTCCAGAAGAACACCTTTTGGGATTCTTTTCGCGAAAAATTGAACCTGGATTCGCCGTACGTGCCGTTGCGGAAGATCGTCAAGACCGTGGGCAGCGGCAAGGTGAAGCTCGTTCAGTACGACAACGGCCATTGGCAGATGATGGTGGACGGCAAGCCGTTCCTGCTCAAAGGCGTGACCTATCATCCCACCAAGATCGGGCAGAGCCCGGACAAGGGAACGCTCAAGCCCTGGATGAAAGAGGACAGCAACAATAACGGCAAACCCGACGGGCCGTACGATGTCTGGGTGGACAAGAACCGCAACAACAAACAGGACGCGGACGAGCCGGTGGTGGGCGATTTTCAGCTCTTGAAGGACATGGGCGCCAACGCGATCCGCGAGTATCACCAGCCCGTCGAGCCGGATAAAGAGGTCATGCGCAGGATGCATGAACAGTACGGCCTGTATCTCATCCTCGGCGATTTTCTCGGGAAGTACGCCCTCGGCTCCGGGGCCGACTGGGACGAAGGCACGGATTACGAGAATCCGGTCCACCAGAAGAACATGATGGAATCCGTGCGCAAGATGGTGCTGGCGTACAAGGACGAGCCGTACATCCTCATGTGGGTCCTGGGCAACGAGAACAATTACGGGGTCGCTTCCAACGCCGACAAGAAACCGGAGGCGTATTTCAAGTTTGCCAACGAGGTCGCCAAAATGATCAAGGCGCTCGATCCCAACCACCCGGTGGCCTTCTGCAACGGCGACACGCTTTACCTCGACATTTTTGCGAAGCACGCGCCCGACGTCGACATTTTCGGGGCTAACGTCTACCGCGGGGATTACGGGTTCGGTTCGTTCTGGGAGCAGGTGTTTGACGCCACGGGCAAGCCCGCCTTTATCACCGAGTACGGGGCCCCGGCCTACGCGCGGCATCTTACGCTCGACGAGGGCGAGGCGGCCCAGGCCAACTATCACATGGGCAACTGGATGGACATCGAAGCCAATACGGCCGGCCGCAGGGAAGGGACGGGAAACGCCCTGGGCGGGGTCCTGTTCGAATGGGTCGACGAGTGGTGGAAAAACTACGAGCCGTTCTATCATGATAAGAAATCCGACGCGATCGGCCCGTTCCCGGGAGGATATTATTTTGAGGAATGGTTCGGCATCACGGGCCAGGGCGACGGGCAGAGCAGCCCGTTCCTCCGTCATTTGCGCAAGGCCTATTTCACCTACAAGCAGATGTGGAGCAAGCCCTACCCGCCAAAGAGCCCCGGGAAGGCGGCGTCCCGCGTGTTTTTGTTGATCGCGGCGGTCCTGATCGGGTTCGGCATCGCCGCCTTGCGCAAAAGCCGTACCAGGTAA
- a CDS encoding tetratricopeptide repeat protein, whose translation MNVVKGVLVFALLSGGLTLSAGPAAAAYNYGDYRSVTLVGKAWKALEENDLDAVLAYTNKCLELYEGQAKKMQASMTDYVEGTNDKIFAMWALNDVATALFIQGEAYRKAGKTDEAKAAYNRVVKEFTFGQCYDVGGWFWKPAEAAKEKISMIESGSTLDFGDYKSSTLATKAWEALKNQDLAGVEAYCNKCIELYADKAKEMQSSLSEYPWESKETIFSYWALNDVGACLFIKGEAYKNAGKNDEAKKAYKELVDGYFYSQCWDPGPDPANAPGWFWKPAEAAQMKLDELAEN comes from the coding sequence ATGAACGTAGTAAAGGGAGTTTTGGTTTTTGCCCTGTTGTCGGGGGGGCTCACCCTGTCGGCCGGACCGGCCGCCGCGGCGTACAATTACGGGGATTACCGTTCGGTCACGCTCGTCGGCAAGGCCTGGAAGGCGCTTGAGGAAAACGACCTCGACGCCGTTTTGGCTTACACCAATAAATGCCTGGAGCTTTATGAAGGTCAGGCCAAGAAGATGCAGGCCAGCATGACGGACTACGTCGAGGGCACAAACGACAAGATTTTCGCCATGTGGGCGCTCAACGACGTGGCCACCGCCCTTTTTATCCAGGGCGAGGCGTACCGCAAGGCCGGGAAAACAGACGAGGCCAAGGCCGCCTACAACCGCGTTGTCAAGGAATTCACGTTCGGCCAGTGCTATGACGTCGGGGGGTGGTTCTGGAAGCCGGCCGAGGCCGCAAAGGAAAAGATCTCCATGATCGAGTCCGGCTCCACGCTGGACTTCGGTGATTACAAGTCCTCCACGCTCGCGACCAAGGCCTGGGAAGCCCTGAAGAACCAGGACCTGGCCGGGGTCGAGGCCTATTGCAACAAATGCATCGAGCTTTATGCCGACAAGGCCAAAGAGATGCAGAGCTCCTTGAGCGAGTATCCCTGGGAATCCAAGGAGACCATTTTCTCCTATTGGGCCCTGAACGACGTGGGCGCCTGCCTCTTCATCAAAGGCGAGGCCTACAAGAACGCCGGCAAGAACGACGAAGCCAAGAAGGCGTATAAGGAATTGGTGGACGGCTATTTTTATTCCCAGTGCTGGGACCCCGGTCCTGATCCCGCAAACGCACCCGGCTGGTTCTGGAAACCCGCCGAGGCGGCCCAGATGAAGCTGGATGAGTTGGCCGAGAATTAA
- a CDS encoding LacI family DNA-binding transcriptional regulator, protein MPKKPKNISIEDVARRAKVSITTVSRVLNNIPTVSKDNQSRVEEAIAHLKFKPNVSAQRLATGVTNALGLVMPGYPGIFHSFYAVEIIRGIGHSCEILKLDLVFHITNGLNPINTNSVGGIIFADIIENRKQVEAALDAGISCMVINNIVEDLPVSYIGIDNLAGGFAAAEYLINLGHTRVATVTGNTQQQAGGQRLEGYKKALKKNNIPLNNDYIVEGDYSRRSARAAAEKLLAMPQPPTAIFVASDDMAMEIVAYALEKGMKVPDDLSIIGFDDNPICLYGPVALTTMKQPLFEMAEESVKQLNAIMTGKKKAPAKTVLSPQLVMRESCAPPKK, encoded by the coding sequence ATGCCGAAAAAACCGAAAAATATCAGCATTGAAGACGTCGCCCGCCGCGCCAAGGTTTCCATCACCACCGTCTCCCGCGTCTTAAACAACATCCCCACCGTCAGCAAGGACAACCAGTCCCGCGTCGAAGAGGCGATCGCCCATCTCAAATTCAAGCCCAACGTCAGCGCCCAGCGCCTGGCCACGGGCGTGACCAACGCCCTGGGGCTCGTCATGCCGGGATACCCGGGGATCTTCCACTCCTTCTACGCCGTCGAGATCATCCGCGGTATCGGGCATTCCTGCGAGATCCTCAAGCTCGACCTGGTGTTCCATATCACCAACGGGCTCAATCCCATCAACACCAACAGCGTGGGCGGCATCATCTTCGCCGACATCATCGAGAACCGCAAGCAGGTGGAAGCGGCCCTGGATGCCGGGATCTCCTGCATGGTCATCAACAACATCGTCGAGGATCTGCCGGTGAGTTATATCGGCATCGACAACCTGGCCGGCGGGTTCGCGGCCGCGGAGTATCTGATCAACCTGGGGCACACCCGGGTCGCCACCGTGACCGGGAACACCCAGCAGCAGGCCGGCGGCCAGCGGCTTGAAGGGTACAAAAAGGCGCTCAAGAAGAACAATATCCCGCTCAATAATGATTACATCGTGGAGGGCGATTATTCCCGGCGCAGCGCGCGCGCCGCGGCCGAGAAGCTCCTCGCCATGCCCCAGCCCCCCACGGCGATTTTCGTCGCGAGCGACGACATGGCCATGGAGATCGTGGCCTACGCCCTGGAGAAGGGAATGAAGGTCCCGGACGACCTGTCCATCATCGGGTTTGACGACAACCCCATCTGCCTGTACGGCCCGGTCGCGCTCACCACCATGAAACAGCCGCTGTTCGAGATGGCCGAGGAATCGGTCAAACAGCTCAACGCCATCATGACCGGCAAGAAAAAGGCGCCGGCCAAGACCGTGCTTTCCCCCCAGCTGGTCATGCGCGAGTCCTGCGCCCCGCCGAAGAAATAA
- the mnmG gene encoding tRNA uridine-5-carboxymethylaminomethyl(34) synthesis enzyme MnmG, giving the protein MSHHRFDCVVIGAGHAGVEAALAASRMGCKTAMVTLFVETIGQMSCNPAIGGVGKGQLVKEIDALGGEMGLAADRTGIQFRQLNASKGQAVRSSRCQSDRKQYKLYMQKAVRDQDNLTVIADEASEILVSGGQVTGLRTVSGLTLETPAVVVTTGTFLKGRIHVGPTITPGGRIGEPASVRLADNIKDLGFEVVFFKTGTPPRLDGKTIDFSRMVIQHSDERPIPFSFRTPFIPREQKLLPCYLTHTGERTHEVIRNNFHLSPMYSGQIQATGVRYCPSIEDKLKKFADKSHHLVFLEPEGLDTDEYYPNGISTGLPAEVQEEFVRTIPGLENVRFVRHGYSIEHGVIPPTSITPFMETKTVKGLYLAGQINGTTGYEEAGAQGLLAGINAALRVKGEEPFVLGRHESYIGVLMDDLTTKGTDEPYRMFTSRVEHRLIVREDNADKRLASYGRKFGLLSGEDFAKVERKYAMIGREVEHLRSTRVYPGSPLDEILEANNSQPLRQPILLSDLLKRPEIRYHMISAFDGLLKDFPPEVIDQVEYEIKYEGFIHRALKNAEKFKHLEAIRIPGDINYDGIGGLSIEIRQKMKKFSPLTLGQANRISGVTPAAITILMIHLRKLTYQRKISRETPGLPDV; this is encoded by the coding sequence ATGTCCCATCATCGATTTGACTGCGTTGTCATCGGCGCCGGACACGCCGGCGTTGAAGCCGCCCTGGCCGCCAGCCGCATGGGCTGCAAGACCGCCATGGTCACGCTTTTTGTCGAGACCATCGGCCAGATGAGCTGCAACCCGGCCATCGGCGGGGTGGGCAAGGGCCAGCTCGTCAAGGAGATCGACGCGCTCGGCGGGGAGATGGGGCTGGCCGCGGACCGCACCGGCATCCAGTTCCGCCAGCTCAACGCCTCCAAGGGGCAGGCCGTGCGTTCCTCGCGCTGCCAGAGCGACCGCAAACAGTACAAGCTTTACATGCAGAAGGCCGTGCGGGACCAGGACAACCTGACCGTGATCGCCGACGAGGCGAGCGAGATCCTGGTCTCCGGCGGGCAGGTCACGGGACTGCGGACCGTTTCCGGGCTGACGCTCGAGACCCCGGCGGTCGTTGTCACGACCGGCACATTTTTGAAGGGCCGCATCCACGTCGGTCCGACCATCACGCCCGGGGGGCGCATCGGCGAGCCGGCCTCGGTGCGGCTCGCGGACAACATCAAGGACCTGGGCTTTGAGGTCGTTTTCTTCAAGACCGGCACGCCGCCGCGGCTCGACGGCAAGACCATCGATTTCTCCCGCATGGTCATCCAGCATTCGGACGAACGGCCTATCCCGTTCTCCTTTCGCACGCCGTTCATTCCCAGGGAGCAGAAACTCCTCCCGTGCTATCTCACGCACACCGGCGAGCGCACGCACGAGGTCATCCGGAACAATTTCCACCTGTCGCCGATGTATTCCGGCCAGATCCAGGCCACGGGCGTGCGGTACTGCCCGTCCATCGAGGACAAGCTGAAGAAGTTCGCCGACAAATCGCACCATCTCGTGTTCCTGGAGCCGGAGGGGCTGGACACCGACGAATATTATCCCAACGGCATCTCGACCGGCCTGCCGGCGGAGGTGCAGGAAGAGTTCGTGCGCACGATCCCCGGGCTGGAGAACGTCCGCTTCGTCCGCCACGGGTATTCCATCGAGCACGGGGTCATCCCGCCGACGTCCATCACGCCGTTCATGGAGACAAAGACGGTGAAAGGGCTTTACCTGGCCGGGCAGATCAACGGCACCACGGGATATGAGGAAGCGGGCGCGCAGGGGCTTTTGGCCGGCATCAACGCGGCCTTGCGCGTGAAGGGCGAGGAGCCGTTTGTGCTGGGACGGCATGAGTCTTACATCGGCGTTCTCATGGACGATCTGACGACCAAAGGCACGGACGAGCCCTACCGCATGTTCACCTCGCGCGTGGAGCACCGCCTTATCGTGCGCGAGGACAACGCGGACAAGCGGCTCGCGTCTTACGGCCGGAAGTTCGGGCTTTTGTCCGGCGAGGATTTCGCCAAGGTCGAGCGCAAATACGCGATGATCGGCAGGGAAGTGGAGCACCTGAGGTCCACCCGCGTTTATCCCGGCTCTCCGCTGGACGAAATCCTGGAAGCCAACAACAGCCAGCCGCTGCGCCAGCCCATCCTGCTGAGCGACCTGCTGAAGCGCCCCGAGATCCGTTATCACATGATCTCGGCGTTCGACGGGCTTCTCAAGGATTTTCCGCCGGAGGTCATCGACCAGGTCGAGTATGAGATCAAGTATGAGGGCTTCATCCACCGCGCGCTCAAGAACGCGGAGAAGTTCAAACACCTGGAGGCGATCCGCATCCCGGGGGACATCAATTACGACGGCATCGGCGGGCTGTCCATCGAGATCCGGCAGAAGATGAAAAAGTTTTCCCCGCTGACGCTGGGGCAGGCCAACCGCATTTCCGGGGTGACGCCGGCCGCTATCACCATCCTCATGATCCATCTGCGTAAGTTGACCTATCAGAGGAAGATTTCCCGCGAGACGCCGGGGCTCCCTGACGTTTGA
- the cysK gene encoding cysteine synthase A has translation MKIANNIVELIGKTPLVRLGKMNAGCHAEIILKLEYFNPLGSVKDRIGCAMIEAAEKAGKINAETIIVEPTSGNTGIALAFVCAVKGYKLTLTMPETMSLERRSLLRALGANLVLTPGSEGMKGAIRKAQELAASDSRYFVPQQFENPANPEIHRKTTAEEIWNDTAGQADILISGIGTGGTITGIAEVIKKRKPSFKAIAVEPVGSPVLSGGQPGPHKIQGIGAGFVPKILNTGIIDEVVQVTNEEAFEHAKRLIKEEGILCGISSGAAVSAALKVGRREENKGKMIVVIIPSTGERYLSTDLFAEYRG, from the coding sequence ATGAAGATCGCCAATAATATCGTCGAATTGATCGGCAAAACGCCGCTGGTCCGCCTGGGCAAGATGAACGCGGGCTGCCACGCCGAGATCATTTTGAAACTTGAATATTTCAATCCATTAGGTTCGGTCAAAGACCGCATCGGCTGTGCCATGATCGAGGCCGCGGAAAAGGCCGGCAAGATCAACGCGGAGACCATCATCGTCGAGCCGACCTCCGGCAACACCGGCATCGCCCTGGCGTTTGTCTGCGCGGTCAAAGGGTACAAATTGACGCTCACCATGCCAGAGACCATGAGTTTGGAACGCCGCTCGCTGTTGAGGGCGCTGGGCGCGAACCTGGTCCTGACCCCCGGCTCCGAAGGCATGAAGGGCGCGATCCGCAAGGCGCAGGAACTCGCCGCGTCCGACAGCAGATATTTCGTCCCCCAGCAGTTTGAGAACCCCGCCAACCCGGAGATCCACCGCAAGACCACGGCCGAAGAGATTTGGAACGACACGGCCGGGCAGGCGGACATCCTGATCTCCGGCATCGGCACCGGCGGGACCATCACGGGGATCGCGGAGGTCATTAAAAAGAGAAAGCCCTCGTTCAAGGCCATCGCGGTCGAACCGGTCGGCTCTCCGGTCCTGTCCGGCGGCCAGCCCGGCCCCCACAAGATCCAGGGGATCGGCGCGGGGTTTGTGCCGAAGATCCTGAATACCGGCATCATTGACGAAGTGGTGCAGGTTACCAACGAAGAGGCCTTCGAGCACGCCAAGCGGCTTATTAAAGAGGAAGGCATCCTCTGCGGGATTTCTTCCGGCGCCGCCGTAAGCGCCGCGCTCAAGGTGGGCCGCCGTGAAGAGAACAAGGGCAAGATGATCGTTGTGATCATCCCCAGCACCGGCGAGCGTTACCTGAGCACCGATCTTTTCGCGGAGTATCGCGGGTAA
- a CDS encoding VTT domain-containing protein, which yields MADFKKVLDSQTVRFILFILLLVGLVGVGRSLEMDVERLKVQLLQYPLWLSGIVYILFYVGLTLLIWLGPKDVFRISGALLYGPYISTVFVTIAELISLVFLFYMSRKLGRGFVEERMKVKSGDIEKTKKEVGWFNVFTLRINPLVPYRFLDLAYGLTKISFKKYFLVALFSSPPRIFWLQYILAGVGTLALKDLAAMIEYFQSKPEVFLGSCVYMLFVIVVSVIAVVRNVVLARKARRSA from the coding sequence ATGGCAGATTTTAAGAAAGTCCTCGACAGTCAGACGGTCCGCTTCATCCTGTTCATTTTGCTCCTGGTCGGACTCGTGGGGGTGGGGCGGTCCCTGGAGATGGACGTGGAGCGGCTCAAGGTCCAGCTTTTGCAGTATCCGCTCTGGCTTTCGGGGATCGTTTATATCCTGTTTTACGTGGGGCTCACCCTGCTGATCTGGCTGGGGCCGAAGGACGTGTTCCGGATTTCCGGAGCCCTGCTCTACGGGCCTTACATCAGCACGGTCTTCGTCACCATTGCGGAATTGATCAGCCTGGTCTTCCTTTTTTATATGAGCCGCAAGCTCGGGCGCGGGTTCGTGGAAGAGAGGATGAAGGTCAAGTCCGGCGACATCGAGAAGACGAAAAAAGAGGTAGGCTGGTTCAACGTCTTCACCCTGCGCATCAATCCGCTGGTCCCTTACCGCTTTCTCGATCTGGCCTACGGGCTGACAAAGATTTCCTTCAAGAAATATTTCCTCGTCGCGCTGTTCTCCTCGCCGCCGAGGATTTTCTGGCTGCAGTATATCCTGGCCGGGGTGGGGACGCTCGCCCTCAAGGACCTGGCCGCGATGATAGAGTATTTCCAGAGCAAGCCGGAGGTGTTCCTGGGCAGCTGCGTTTACATGCTGTTTGTGATCGTGGTGAGTGTGATCGCGGTGGTGAGGAATGTGGTTCTTGCGAGGAAGGCCCGCCGGTCCGCCTAA